The Nodosilinea sp. FACHB-141 nucleotide sequence AGATCTACTTCAACGCGGCTGAGCGTCGGCCCAAGTACGCCATGAAGCCAGGGCTATCGGCGGGTGAGAAGAACGATGTCGTGAAAGCTGCGTACCGTCAGATCTTCGAGCGCGATATCACCCGAGCCTACTCGCTGTCGGTCTCTGATCTGGAGTCGAAGGTGAAGAACGGCGAAATCTCCATGAAGGAGTTTGTGCGCCGCTTGGCCAAGTCGCCCCTATACCGCAAGAATTTCTACGACCCATACATCAATAGCCGTGCCCTAGAACTGGCTTTCCGCCACATTCTCGGCCGTGCGCCTAGCTCCCGCGAGGAAGTGCGCGACTACTTCTCCATCGTGTCTAGCGGTGGTCTGGCAGCTCTGATCGACGCCCTAGTGGACTCTAAAGAGTACTCCGACTACTTTGGGGAAGAGACGGTACCCTACCTGCGCGGTCTGGGCCAAGAAGCCCAGGAGTGCCGCAATTGGGGTCCTCAGTTTGACCTGTTTAACTACAGCGCTCCTTTCCGCAAAAAGCCGCAGTTCATTACGCTGTTTGCAGCTTACGAGCAGCCTCTGCCCGATCAGCACCCCTATGGTTCTGGCAACGACCCGCTGGAAATCCAGTTTGGGGCAATCTTCCCGAAAGAGACCCGCAATGTTAGCGCGACGCCTGCATTCTTCAATAAAGACACCCGCCGCATTCTGATTCACCGTGGCGCGGGCATCAACAACCAGTTGAGCAATCCCGCTGCCCGGCCTGAGAATCCGGGTTCGCTAGGGGCCAAGGTGTTCAAGCTGGATCAAGTTCCTAGAACCGGCAACACCCAAAACAGCGTACGTTACTCCGAAAGCTCGACCCAGACGATCATTAGCGCGGCTTACCGTCAGGTATTTGGCCGTGAGGTCTACTCGGGTCAGCGCTCTAAGGTTGCTGAGATCAAGCTGGAGAACGGCGAAATTTCCATGAAGGAATTCATTCGGGCGATTGCCAAGTCCGAAGCGTTCCGCAAGACCTATTGGTCGTCGCTGTACGTAATGAAGGCAGTGGAGTACATTCACCGTCGCCTGCTGGGTCGCCCCACCTATGGCCGTAAGGAAACCAACGCCTACTTCGACATTTGCGCTAAGAAGGGCTTCTATGCTCTGGTTGACTCGATTATAGACAGCCAGGAATATATCGAAGCTTTTGGAGACGATACCGTACCCTATGAGCGTTACCTAACTCCCAAGGGTCTGGCTCTACGCAGCATGCGGGCCGGTTCTCTGGCCGAGAAAGGCATGGTGCCTGTGGCCGATACCAGCGTTCCCCGCTTTGTGGAACTGGGTACAGTCACCGAGGATCGCGCCATCCCTGAGGTGCAGCGTCGTCTAAACCAGGGTGTTAATCGCCAGCGTCAGCAGACTAAGGTGTTCAAGCTCACCTCTCTGGCTGATAAGCCCAACCTCAAGCTGGTTACCGCTGCTGCCTACCGACAAATCTTTGAGCGAGACATTGCTCCTTATATTGTTAAGAGCGAGTTCACCGCCCTAGAGAGCAAGCTGGGCAACGGCGAGATCAGCATGAAGGAGTTCATTGAGGGGTTAGGCACCTCAACTCTATACATCAAAGAGTTCTACGCGCCCTACCCCAACACCCAAGTGATTGAGTTTGGTACCAAGCACTTCTTGGGTCGTGCCCCGCAGGATCAGGCGGAAATTCGCAAGTACAACCAGGTGCTAGCTAGCGAAGGCATTCGTGGGTTTATTCGCTCGATGCTCAACACCCCTGAATACGCCGAAA carries:
- a CDS encoding phycobilisome rod-core linker polypeptide; translation: MSVKASGGSAPARPQLYQTLPVATISQAEQQDRYMGRGELDELSGFFGSGLKRVQIAETLTRYSELIVSQAANRIFTGGSPLAYLERVDSESPIEKTRAGTVLDETEASRLGTSTFIESSSGGLFQNLFNSTPTGPVPAGFRPISVSRYGPSNMQKSLRDMSWFLRYVTYAIVAGDPNIIAVNVRGLREIIENACSSAATIVAIQTMKAGSLRYVNSDPEAKDIVTQYFDVLLSEFKAPTPSNKVRQRSSSDLQGLELPQIYFNAAERRPKYAMKPGLSAGEKNDVVKAAYRQIFERDITRAYSLSVSDLESKVKNGEISMKEFVRRLAKSPLYRKNFYDPYINSRALELAFRHILGRAPSSREEVRDYFSIVSSGGLAALIDALVDSKEYSDYFGEETVPYLRGLGQEAQECRNWGPQFDLFNYSAPFRKKPQFITLFAAYEQPLPDQHPYGSGNDPLEIQFGAIFPKETRNVSATPAFFNKDTRRILIHRGAGINNQLSNPAARPENPGSLGAKVFKLDQVPRTGNTQNSVRYSESSTQTIISAAYRQVFGREVYSGQRSKVAEIKLENGEISMKEFIRAIAKSEAFRKTYWSSLYVMKAVEYIHRRLLGRPTYGRKETNAYFDICAKKGFYALVDSIIDSQEYIEAFGDDTVPYERYLTPKGLALRSMRAGSLAEKGMVPVADTSVPRFVELGTVTEDRAIPEVQRRLNQGVNRQRQQTKVFKLTSLADKPNLKLVTAAAYRQIFERDIAPYIVKSEFTALESKLGNGEISMKEFIEGLGTSTLYIKEFYAPYPNTQVIEFGTKHFLGRAPQDQAEIRKYNQVLASEGIRGFIRSMLNTPEYAESFGEDTVPYRRYPTLPAANFPNTEKLYNRLTKQNRDLIVPSFVSSKNTVNVADMPLMADAVASQAANAAELAATVGRSSVEADVVSVAPAARLYRLQAGASPEQIDQVLTAVYRQVMVLPEGEIPADWRLPEAEALVKGDRITLREFIRQLIQSPAYQTRFVAAYPAPKLVAIMGRQLLGRNLEDAAEYSAIAAQQGAMAVAEAMLGSAEYLRYFGEQGVPYRRV